The Desulfuromonas versatilis genome has a segment encoding these proteins:
- a CDS encoding 4Fe-4S binding protein: protein MALKEKFKSTGTWRQLVQWGFFLWILFIGVQFGLFVRHFETGGATPLYLRPPGVEGFLPIGALTSLKYWVATGVFDPVHPAALVLFLTFVAMSLLAKKSFCSWLCPVGTLSEALWKLGQSLFGRNFAIWNWLDIPLRGLKYLLLLFFAKIILLDMPARALAGFLRAPYWAISDVKMLHFFTGMSLTTIIVLAVLAVLSLLYKNFWCRYLCPYGALLGLVSMLSPMKIRRDSATCTGCLRCSRACPSRLPVHRKASLSSPECTGCLTCVEACPERSLAMAPPFWKRPLPRWVFPVLVLGIYAGGVAAGMLGGHWESSLTYQDYQRLIPMAQYLGH from the coding sequence ATGGCATTGAAAGAAAAGTTCAAGAGTACAGGTACCTGGCGGCAACTGGTCCAGTGGGGCTTTTTCCTCTGGATCCTGTTTATCGGCGTGCAGTTCGGCCTGTTTGTCCGCCACTTCGAAACCGGCGGCGCCACGCCGCTCTACCTCCGCCCGCCCGGGGTGGAGGGTTTTCTGCCCATCGGCGCGCTGACCAGCCTCAAGTACTGGGTGGCCACCGGCGTCTTCGACCCGGTTCATCCGGCCGCCCTGGTGCTGTTCCTGACCTTTGTCGCCATGAGCCTGCTGGCGAAAAAATCCTTCTGCTCCTGGCTCTGCCCGGTGGGGACTCTCTCCGAGGCGTTGTGGAAGCTGGGGCAGAGCCTGTTCGGCCGCAACTTCGCTATCTGGAACTGGCTCGACATCCCGCTGCGGGGCCTCAAGTACCTGCTGCTGCTGTTTTTCGCCAAGATCATCCTGCTCGACATGCCGGCCCGGGCTTTGGCCGGATTTCTGCGCGCCCCCTACTGGGCGATCAGCGATGTGAAGATGCTGCACTTCTTCACCGGCATGTCGCTGACCACCATCATCGTGCTGGCGGTGCTGGCGGTCCTCTCCCTGCTCTACAAGAACTTCTGGTGCCGCTATCTCTGCCCCTACGGCGCCCTTTTAGGGCTGGTGAGCATGCTCAGTCCGATGAAGATCCGCCGCGACAGCGCCACCTGCACCGGCTGCCTGCGCTGCAGCCGCGCCTGCCCGTCGCGGCTGCCGGTACACCGCAAGGCCAGCCTGTCCAGCCCCGAATGCACCGGCTGCCTGACCTGCGTCGAGGCCTGCCCGGAGCGGTCCCTGGCCATGGCGCCCCCCTTCTGGAAGCGCCCCTTGCCCCGCTGGGTCTTCCCCGTGCTGGTGCTCGGCATCTACGCCGGCGGCGTCGCCGCGGGGATGCTCGGGGGCCATTGGGAGAGCTCGCTGACCTACCAGGATTACCAGCGGCTGATCCCCATGGCGCAATACCTGGGGCATTAA
- a CDS encoding LysE family translocator — protein sequence MITLSQLALFSAASLLLIFTPGPDIIYVMTRGMAQGRGAALAAAAGFSLGNLVHTFFAVVGLSALLTSSATAFQLVKYAGAVYLVYLGIKMLRSGSPVSVPGAAPTLQNGVIFRQSIIANILNPKVAVFFLAFFPQFVDHSRGHAAWQMLTLGCTFVVLTAIGFGLVGICSGWIGGFLQRAPRIGSRIGHFAGGILIALGLRLAWPERG from the coding sequence ATGATCACACTTTCGCAACTGGCCCTGTTCTCCGCCGCATCGCTGCTTCTCATCTTCACCCCGGGGCCGGACATCATCTACGTCATGACCCGCGGCATGGCCCAGGGGCGGGGGGCGGCGCTGGCCGCGGCGGCCGGCTTCAGCCTCGGCAACCTGGTGCACACCTTTTTCGCCGTGGTCGGGCTCTCGGCCCTGCTCACCTCCTCGGCGACGGCCTTCCAGCTGGTCAAGTACGCCGGCGCCGTCTACCTGGTCTACCTGGGGATCAAAATGCTGCGCAGCGGCTCGCCGGTCTCCGTTCCGGGCGCGGCGCCGACCCTGCAGAACGGGGTCATTTTCCGCCAGAGCATCATCGCCAACATCCTCAACCCCAAGGTTGCGGTCTTCTTTCTTGCCTTCTTCCCCCAGTTCGTCGACCATTCCCGGGGCCACGCCGCCTGGCAGATGCTGACCCTCGGCTGCACGTTCGTGGTGCTGACCGCCATCGGCTTCGGCCTGGTGGGGATCTGCTCGGGGTGGATCGGCGGCTTCCTGCAGCGCGCCCCGCGCATCGGCAGCCGCATCGGGCATTTTGCCGGCGGCATCCTGATCGCCCTGGGACTGCGTCTGGCCTGGCCGGAACGGGGTTAG